From Polyangiaceae bacterium, a single genomic window includes:
- a CDS encoding MFS transporter, whose protein sequence is MSSSSPSRQPGALERVLGLITEVRPGESAGALLLTLNVFLLLAAYYVMKPVREGLILELKGGAELKSWMSAVMTVLLVFLVPAYSAFANKVKRNRLVVSITLFFASHLLLFWLGSSSAWIRERMGLVFFVWIGIFNMMAVAQFWAFSNDQYTEEQGKRLFALVGLGASLGSVAGSKLSSSLLPAIGLYPNLLVAGGMLAACAGLTQLAYVANKETREAAERAEAASADSGSGDGGEGAPKGDARGGFSLVLSSRYLTLIAFFSLAFSMANTNGEYMLGSLFSASAKALATAGEIPADQVGRHIGSMYADFFFWVNLIGVTLQAFVVSRLVKYGGIKAALLAVPLIALTSGIAIALFPVLAVVRIGKTAENSSDYSINNTARQLLWLPTSADVKYKAKQAVDTFFVRSGDVLSGLLVFILVTWLAAPLRTFAICNLVMVVLWLVLALAIVRESKRMRSARTSDPAADETAGEQTSA, encoded by the coding sequence ATGAGCAGTTCCTCCCCCTCCCGCCAGCCGGGCGCTCTCGAACGAGTGCTCGGGCTGATCACCGAAGTTCGTCCAGGCGAGAGCGCCGGCGCGCTGCTCCTGACGCTGAACGTCTTCTTGCTGCTCGCCGCCTACTACGTGATGAAACCCGTGCGCGAGGGGCTGATCCTCGAACTCAAGGGTGGCGCGGAGCTCAAGAGCTGGATGAGCGCGGTGATGACCGTGCTGCTCGTGTTCCTGGTGCCCGCGTACAGCGCCTTCGCCAACAAGGTGAAGCGCAACCGCCTCGTGGTGTCGATCACGCTCTTCTTTGCCTCTCACCTGCTGCTGTTCTGGCTCGGGAGCAGTTCCGCGTGGATTCGCGAGCGGATGGGCCTGGTGTTCTTCGTCTGGATCGGCATCTTCAACATGATGGCCGTCGCGCAGTTCTGGGCCTTCTCGAACGACCAGTACACGGAAGAGCAAGGCAAGCGCCTGTTCGCGCTGGTCGGTCTCGGCGCGTCCCTGGGTAGCGTCGCCGGGAGCAAGCTCTCCTCCAGCTTGCTTCCAGCGATCGGCTTGTATCCAAACCTGTTGGTCGCGGGCGGGATGCTCGCTGCCTGCGCCGGGCTCACCCAGCTAGCCTACGTAGCCAACAAGGAGACCCGGGAAGCAGCCGAAAGAGCCGAAGCAGCTTCCGCAGACTCCGGGTCCGGGGATGGGGGTGAGGGAGCGCCGAAAGGCGACGCGCGCGGCGGCTTCTCCTTGGTGCTCTCGAGTCGCTACCTCACGCTGATCGCGTTCTTTTCGTTGGCGTTCTCGATGGCCAACACCAACGGCGAGTACATGCTCGGGAGCCTGTTCAGCGCCTCGGCGAAGGCATTGGCCACAGCGGGTGAGATCCCCGCGGATCAGGTTGGTCGCCACATCGGCTCGATGTATGCCGACTTCTTCTTCTGGGTGAACCTGATTGGGGTCACGCTGCAGGCCTTTGTGGTGTCGCGCTTGGTCAAGTATGGCGGCATCAAGGCAGCGCTGCTCGCGGTGCCGCTCATCGCACTGACCAGCGGCATCGCGATCGCGTTGTTCCCGGTGCTCGCGGTGGTGCGCATCGGCAAGACCGCGGAGAACTCCTCCGACTACTCGATCAACAATACCGCGCGGCAGCTGCTCTGGCTCCCGACGAGCGCGGACGTGAAGTACAAGGCCAAGCAGGCGGTCGACACCTTCTTCGTGCGCTCCGGCGACGTGTTGAGCGGCCTCTTGGTGTTCATCCTCGTCACCTGGCTTGCGGCGCCGCTCCGCACCTTCGCCATCTGCAACCTGGTGATGGTGGTGCTCTGGTTGGTGCTCGCGCTAGCTATCGTTCGCGAATCGAAGCGGATGCGCTCGGCGCGCACCTCGGATCCGGCAGCCGACGAAACAGCGGGCGAGCAAACCAGCGCCTAG
- a CDS encoding response regulator, with translation MSTHKPPASSSAEGVLRPNLEERHVSPLGRANLGPSAGDPVVREVWQRAERRMVDLLGVGVAHRRVDGLVLQANPAAIAILGLHRDEHGDLRPNQELLCLRDDGSPCPTEEEPFAKAIQTGENQGPIRMGLRRREDLVTWAMHQVLLVQHPVDGHLLGAVHSVLDITAWRDSSDALRRSQDLLRKAQEIAKVGSWDWDLQRDIVVWTDEMHRIFGMPADEFDGSARGAIRTVHPEDRKKFEQATRADMSSFTNRPLEFRVVWPDGEVREVWAEGETITDDSGKALRVFGAVQDVTERRRAEREHRSLEEQLRQAQKMDSVGQLAGGVAHDFNNLLQVILGNAELALGVNDDPVRVQDILGEIRRGAERAAELTQQLLVFSRRQVIRPIVLDLNQLLERLVKMLVRLLGEGVELSFTPSAEAVYVSADPGAIEQVVVNLALNARDAVSGRGSIRLETVVEQVERVTADQPWAAPGQFVSLRVLDDGCGMTPEIQEHIFEPFFTTKQPGKGTGLGLSVVYGIVRQHAGLVSVESEPAKGSCFEVKLPLTDGRPEQSRPETLDEVPGGQETILVVEDEPMVRELALNLLSQAGYRVLVAADGEEALEVFQANASEVDLILLDVVMPKLGGREVREAVKKLSPSTRVLFTSGYDLGARGVFSPEPGEHVIPKPYRAPELLRRIREVLETAAPEPAD, from the coding sequence ATGTCGACGCACAAGCCCCCAGCGAGCTCGAGTGCCGAGGGCGTGCTGCGTCCGAATCTCGAAGAGCGCCACGTCTCGCCACTTGGCAGGGCCAACCTGGGGCCGTCGGCCGGCGACCCCGTGGTGCGCGAAGTGTGGCAGCGGGCGGAGCGCAGAATGGTCGATCTGCTCGGCGTCGGGGTGGCGCATCGTCGAGTCGATGGACTCGTGCTCCAGGCGAATCCGGCGGCGATTGCGATCCTGGGGCTGCACCGAGACGAACATGGGGATCTGCGCCCGAACCAGGAACTCTTGTGCCTGCGCGATGACGGAAGCCCTTGCCCCACGGAAGAAGAACCCTTCGCCAAGGCGATCCAGACTGGGGAGAACCAGGGTCCCATTCGCATGGGCCTGCGGCGCAGGGAAGATCTGGTCACCTGGGCGATGCATCAGGTGCTGCTGGTGCAGCACCCGGTAGATGGTCATTTGCTCGGCGCCGTGCACAGCGTGCTCGACATTACCGCGTGGAGAGACTCCTCCGACGCACTTCGCCGCAGTCAAGACTTGCTACGCAAGGCACAGGAGATCGCGAAGGTCGGCTCCTGGGACTGGGACTTGCAACGGGACATCGTGGTTTGGACGGACGAGATGCATCGCATCTTCGGGATGCCGGCCGACGAGTTCGATGGCAGTGCGCGCGGGGCGATCCGCACGGTACACCCGGAAGACCGCAAGAAGTTCGAGCAAGCGACCCGCGCGGATATGTCGAGCTTCACCAACCGGCCGCTCGAGTTCCGCGTCGTCTGGCCCGACGGTGAAGTGCGGGAGGTGTGGGCCGAAGGGGAGACGATCACCGACGACTCAGGCAAGGCCCTGCGAGTGTTCGGCGCCGTGCAGGACGTCACCGAACGGCGCCGCGCAGAGCGGGAGCATCGTTCGCTCGAGGAGCAGCTTCGCCAAGCTCAGAAGATGGACAGCGTGGGGCAGCTTGCCGGAGGCGTGGCCCACGACTTCAACAACCTGCTGCAGGTGATCCTCGGAAACGCGGAGCTCGCGCTGGGGGTCAACGATGATCCTGTGCGCGTTCAAGATATCCTTGGGGAAATTCGTCGAGGCGCTGAGCGCGCCGCTGAGCTGACCCAGCAGCTCTTGGTGTTCAGTCGGCGTCAGGTGATCCGCCCCATCGTGCTCGATTTGAACCAGCTGCTCGAGCGCCTGGTGAAGATGCTGGTGCGGCTCCTGGGTGAAGGTGTCGAGCTGAGCTTCACTCCCAGCGCTGAGGCGGTGTACGTCAGCGCGGATCCAGGCGCCATCGAGCAGGTAGTGGTCAACCTGGCGCTCAACGCGCGAGACGCCGTTTCAGGCCGCGGCTCCATTCGGCTCGAAACCGTCGTTGAACAGGTCGAGCGCGTCACCGCCGATCAGCCCTGGGCCGCACCGGGGCAGTTCGTGAGCCTGCGCGTGCTCGACGATGGCTGCGGCATGACGCCGGAAATCCAGGAACACATCTTCGAGCCCTTCTTCACCACCAAGCAGCCGGGCAAGGGGACCGGCCTCGGGCTCTCCGTGGTCTACGGCATCGTGCGCCAACACGCGGGCCTCGTGAGCGTGGAGAGCGAGCCGGCGAAGGGCTCCTGCTTCGAGGTGAAGCTGCCGTTGACCGATGGCCGCCCGGAGCAAAGCCGCCCGGAAACCCTCGACGAAGTGCCTGGTGGTCAGGAGACGATCCTGGTGGTCGAGGACGAACCGATGGTGCGCGAGCTGGCGCTGAATCTGCTCTCCCAGGCGGGTTACCGCGTGCTCGTCGCTGCTGACGGGGAAGAGGCGCTGGAGGTTTTTCAGGCCAACGCGTCTGAGGTTGATCTGATCTTGCTCGACGTGGTGATGCCCAAGTTGGGGGGGAGGGAGGTCCGCGAAGCGGTGAAGAAGCTCTCCCCGAGCACCCGGGTGCTGTTCACCAGCGGCTACGATCTGGGCGCGCGCGGTGTCTTCTCACCCGAACCCGGGGAACACGTGATCCCCAAGCCCTATCGCGCACCCGAGCTGCTGCGGCGTATCCGTGAGGTACTAGAAACAGCAGCGCCCGAGCCTGCCGATTAG
- a CDS encoding alpha/beta hydrolase: MPIQQEPSRLSGHRPANLASRPWQHWFGDLTNDSRPRELHGVSAHDGVELALWRVNGGGEPVLLLHGLGSNRLGFDWPGRSFAEWLAARGYDVFLPELRGHGRSERPGRGWDLDDYLNQDLPALLSAVTALSGRQQLHWMGHSMGGLLWFLLATHGDPVAVRSAIALGSALDYRPGASGFRSLLGLKPLARKLPSLPYGGLMHWLAPLFGRAHATPDAFNVRPSNVEAPLNRRLHANAFETIPTALLEQLSSAFEPTGLSSRDGSVRYLEPRQALQTPTLLVAGSHDPQATLEAIRASATLLGDAAQVLELGRSQGCRDEYGHWDLLIGRRAPQEVWPKLLGWLEQHAMTK; the protein is encoded by the coding sequence GTGCCGATCCAACAAGAACCAAGTCGCTTGAGTGGGCATCGTCCAGCAAACCTCGCGTCCCGCCCGTGGCAACACTGGTTTGGTGACCTGACCAACGACTCGCGGCCGCGAGAACTCCATGGCGTGAGCGCCCACGATGGTGTGGAGCTGGCACTTTGGCGCGTGAACGGCGGGGGTGAGCCGGTGCTCCTACTTCACGGGTTGGGCTCGAACCGCCTGGGTTTCGACTGGCCCGGACGCTCGTTCGCCGAGTGGCTGGCGGCGCGGGGATATGACGTATTCCTCCCGGAGCTGCGCGGACACGGGCGAAGCGAACGCCCAGGACGCGGCTGGGATCTCGACGACTACCTCAACCAAGATTTGCCCGCGCTGCTCTCCGCGGTGACCGCGCTCTCGGGCCGCCAGCAGCTGCATTGGATGGGGCACTCGATGGGTGGCCTACTCTGGTTCCTACTCGCCACCCATGGCGATCCCGTGGCTGTGCGCTCCGCGATCGCGCTGGGTTCGGCGCTCGACTACCGGCCCGGAGCAAGCGGCTTTCGCTCCCTGCTTGGCTTGAAGCCCCTTGCTCGCAAGCTCCCGAGCTTGCCTTACGGTGGGCTCATGCACTGGCTAGCTCCGCTATTCGGTCGCGCCCACGCGACGCCAGACGCCTTCAACGTGCGCCCATCCAACGTCGAGGCGCCGCTCAACCGTCGACTCCACGCGAACGCCTTCGAGACGATTCCGACGGCGCTCCTGGAACAGTTGAGCTCGGCATTCGAACCGACGGGCTTGTCGAGCCGCGATGGCAGCGTGCGCTACCTGGAGCCGCGCCAGGCGCTGCAAACTCCCACCCTGCTGGTCGCTGGCTCCCACGACCCACAAGCCACACTAGAGGCGATTCGCGCCAGCGCCACGCTGCTCGGTGACGCCGCCCAAGTGCTTGAACTCGGCCGTTCACAAGGCTGCCGAGACGAGTATGGTCACTGGGACTTGCTGATTGGGCGACGTGCGCCCCAGGAAGTGTGGCCGAAGCTGCTCGGTTGGCTCGAGCAGCATGCAATGACGAAATGA